A single Victivallis lenta DNA region contains:
- a CDS encoding UxaA family hydrolase — translation MSELPRYLKIGRTDNVAVALADLAAGESPAVDGAAVTLREPVGRGHKFALRPIRAGEAVVKYDMPIGHATADIPPGSFVHTHNLRTNLSGELEYAYRPLPPSPLPEAEKGRTFFGYRRADGTVGIRNDLWIIPTVGCVNKLAENLARDFERQNGTRCCAFPHPYGCSQLGGDHETTANLLAALVKHPNAGGVLVVALGCENNTLESFRERLGSYDETRVRFLKAQDDGSEYEQGLAHLSELAENAKRFRREAVPVSELKVGLKCGGSDGLSGITANPLIGRFSDLLVAAGGTTVLTEVPEMFGAETLLFNRCRDEETFRRAAAMVNGFKDYFIRHNQVVYENPSPGNKAGGISTLEEKSLGCTQKGGTSQVTDVLDYGEALHTPGLNLLTGPGNDMVAVTVLAAAGAQLVLFSTGRGTPFGGPVPTVKISTNTELAERKPNWIDFDAGRLVKGHGTLDELGLELFDYVVRLASGEVEARNETHGYREIAIFKDGVTL, via the coding sequence ATGAGCGAACTCCCGCGCTATCTGAAGATCGGGCGGACCGACAACGTCGCCGTCGCGCTTGCCGACCTCGCCGCCGGGGAGAGTCCGGCCGTCGACGGCGCGGCGGTCACGCTCCGGGAACCGGTCGGGCGCGGACACAAATTCGCCCTCCGTCCGATCCGGGCAGGCGAAGCGGTCGTCAAATACGACATGCCGATCGGGCACGCGACAGCCGACATTCCTCCCGGGAGCTTCGTTCACACCCATAACCTCAGGACGAACCTCTCGGGCGAACTCGAATACGCCTACCGCCCGCTGCCGCCCTCGCCTCTGCCGGAGGCGGAAAAAGGGCGCACCTTCTTCGGCTACCGCCGCGCCGACGGCACGGTCGGAATCCGCAACGACCTCTGGATCATCCCGACGGTCGGCTGCGTGAACAAGCTCGCCGAAAACCTCGCGCGAGATTTCGAGCGGCAGAACGGAACGCGCTGCTGCGCCTTCCCGCACCCGTACGGCTGCTCGCAGCTCGGCGGCGACCATGAAACGACCGCGAATCTGCTGGCCGCGCTCGTGAAGCATCCGAACGCGGGCGGCGTGCTGGTAGTCGCGCTCGGGTGCGAGAACAACACGCTCGAAAGCTTCCGCGAACGGCTCGGCAGCTATGACGAAACCCGCGTCCGTTTCCTCAAAGCGCAGGACGACGGCAGCGAATATGAACAGGGGCTCGCGCATTTATCCGAACTCGCGGAAAACGCGAAGCGCTTCCGGCGCGAAGCGGTTCCGGTTTCGGAGCTGAAGGTCGGGCTCAAGTGCGGCGGCTCGGACGGGCTCTCCGGCATCACGGCGAACCCGCTCATCGGCCGTTTCTCGGACCTGCTCGTCGCGGCGGGCGGCACGACCGTGCTGACCGAAGTCCCCGAAATGTTCGGCGCCGAAACGCTGCTCTTCAACCGCTGCCGGGATGAGGAGACCTTCCGCCGCGCGGCGGCGATGGTGAACGGTTTCAAGGACTACTTCATCCGGCACAATCAGGTCGTCTACGAGAACCCCTCCCCCGGCAACAAGGCGGGCGGCATCTCGACGCTGGAGGAAAAATCGCTCGGCTGCACCCAGAAAGGCGGCACGTCGCAGGTCACGGACGTGCTCGATTACGGCGAAGCGCTCCACACGCCGGGGCTGAATCTGCTGACCGGCCCCGGCAACGACATGGTCGCCGTGACGGTTCTCGCGGCGGCCGGCGCGCAGCTCGTGCTGTTCAGCACCGGGCGCGGCACGCCGTTCGGCGGACCGGTCCCGACCGTCAAGATCTCGACCAACACGGAGCTGGCCGAGCGCAAGCCGAACTGGATCGATTTCGACGCGGGCCGTCTGGTCAAGGGGCACGGAACCCTCGATGAACTCGGCCTGGAACTGTTCGATTACGTGGTCCGTCTCGCCTCAGGCGAGGTTGAAGCGCGCAACGAAACCCACGGCTACCGCGAAATCGCGAT